Proteins found in one Mucilaginibacter gracilis genomic segment:
- a CDS encoding IS630 family transposase (programmed frameshift) encodes MVRYTIKLTKEEVGELYSIINKGSHSSQTFRTAYILLNCDEGEYAEKITNEQISKVLKVGMRTIDRVKKKFIEEGFEGVLDRRPTSRVYETKSDGDVEAKLVALCCSEPPEGFAKWSLRLLADKMVELEYVESISHVTVRSVLKKNELKPWKVKGWVIPPEKSSEFVANMERVLDVYKKPYDEEFPVVCMDESPKQLIEEGQPSQAMKPGQEARVDYEYIRHGVVNIFMANEPLRGKRFVEITAFKTKKDWALFVKRIADEWYPTAKKITLVMDNFKTHSASAFYETFEPAEAKRLWDRFEFVYTPKHGSWLNMAEIELHVLNGQCLNRHISTMLKINEEVAAWQHNRNNKNSKINWQFENKDARIKLKRLYPSLHD; translated from the exons ATGGTACGTTATACGATAAAACTTACAAAAGAGGAGGTTGGAGAGTTATACTCGATAATCAACAAGGGCTCCCATAGTTCTCAAACATTCCGGACAGCCTATATACTATTGAATTGTGATGAAGGGGAATATGCGGAGAAAATAACAAATGAACAGATCAGCAAAGTCCTGAAAGTAGGGATGCGAACGATAGACCGGGTGAAGAAAAAGTTTATTGAAGAGGGTTTTGAAGGTGTTTTAGATCGTCGCCCCACCAGCCGTGTTTATGAAACAAAATCAGATGGCGATGTAGAAGCGAAGCTGGTTGCCTTGTGTTGCAGCGAGCCGCCTGAGGGGTTTGCTAAATGGTCATTAAGGCTACTCGCCGATAAAATGGTAGAGTTGGAATATGTAGAAAGTATTTCGCATGTAACAGTAAGAAGTGTGCTTA AAAAAAACGAACTTAAGCCTTGGAAAGTAAAGGGCTGGGTAATACCACCGGAAAAAAGCAGCGAATTTGTAGCCAATATGGAACGCGTATTGGATGTATACAAAAAACCTTATGATGAGGAATTTCCGGTTGTATGTATGGATGAGTCGCCAAAACAATTGATAGAAGAAGGGCAGCCCTCTCAAGCCATGAAGCCTGGCCAGGAGGCAAGAGTAGATTACGAGTACATAAGGCATGGGGTAGTCAATATATTTATGGCCAACGAGCCTTTGAGGGGCAAGCGCTTTGTAGAAATTACGGCGTTTAAAACCAAAAAGGACTGGGCTTTATTCGTAAAAAGAATAGCAGATGAATGGTACCCGACAGCGAAAAAAATAACTTTAGTAATGGACAATTTTAAAACCCATTCGGCCTCTGCATTTTACGAGACATTTGAACCAGCCGAAGCCAAAAGGCTATGGGATAGGTTTGAGTTTGTTTATACGCCCAAGCATGGAAGCTGGCTCAATATGGCCGAGATAGAATTGCATGTATTGAATGGGCAATGCCTAAACAGGCATATTTCAACAATGCTGAAGATCAATGAAGAGGTAGCGGCATGGCAACACAACAGAAATAATAAGAACAGCAAAATTAACTGGCAGTTCGAAAATAAAGATGCGCGAATAAAACTGAAAAGACTTTATCCGTCATTACACGATTAA
- a CDS encoding helix-turn-helix transcriptional regulator, whose translation MAEKRNFNRIKAVLAERGKTNIWLAEQLDRNKTTVSKWCTNDIQPTVESLFDIAKVLEVDVRTLLVSSLD comes from the coding sequence ATGGCCGAGAAACGCAATTTCAATAGAATAAAAGCGGTATTAGCAGAAAGGGGGAAAACTAACATTTGGTTAGCTGAACAATTGGATCGGAACAAAACGACTGTATCTAAATGGTGTACTAACGACATTCAACCAACCGTTGAATCGCTGTTTGATATTGCGAAAGTATTAGAAGTTGATGTACGAACCCTACTCGTTTCAAGCCTGGACTAG
- a CDS encoding RNA polymerase sigma factor, translated as MSIYSFDKIEEMTELNFQLTSTSVTVFINSINKELMSYGLKILKNEFAIENIVQDAYLKLWNFKDTITDRGHAVAFLKQNIKWGCHSYFRSKTTRFHRQMIELDSLESYDAILLPNAVFHNDEEVDDNLQNDRLRSTWTAISHIFYGKEKEVVELYFKNDLTHKQIALRYNLSVTTVTMILDKSKAKLKTMLVSAPEKMGTNNKPNQLPLLTSINRPDEFDGLNHDQKQIYYLRTISKYSFERIATELKLPVSYVQREYVRAWQAVSCQKKEKLTAAKWRNQSAKQYTPISA; from the coding sequence ATGAGCATTTATTCATTTGACAAGATCGAAGAGATGACTGAGTTGAATTTTCAACTCACTTCAACGAGCGTTACGGTATTTATTAATTCTATTAATAAAGAGTTGATGTCATATGGGTTGAAAATTTTAAAAAATGAATTTGCAATTGAAAACATCGTTCAAGATGCATATTTAAAATTATGGAATTTTAAAGACACTATCACTGATAGAGGTCATGCTGTAGCCTTTCTTAAACAAAACATCAAATGGGGTTGCCATTCCTATTTCCGTAGTAAAACGACCCGCTTTCATCGCCAGATGATTGAACTGGATTCATTGGAGTCTTACGACGCTATTTTATTACCCAATGCGGTTTTCCATAACGACGAAGAAGTTGACGATAATCTTCAGAATGATCGTTTACGATCCACCTGGACTGCTATTTCGCATATCTTTTATGGTAAAGAAAAAGAGGTTGTTGAGTTATATTTTAAAAACGACCTAACCCATAAACAAATTGCTCTTCGCTACAACCTGTCGGTTACAACAGTAACAATGATACTTGATAAAAGTAAGGCGAAATTAAAAACTATGCTGGTTTCAGCGCCGGAAAAGATGGGTACTAACAATAAGCCAAATCAACTGCCTTTGCTAACTTCTATCAACAGGCCGGACGAGTTTGATGGCTTGAACCATGATCAAAAGCAAATTTATTATTTGCGAACAATCTCTAAATACAGTTTTGAGCGAATAGCCACGGAATTAAAACTGCCTGTTTCCTACGTTCAAAGGGAATACGTAAGAGCCTGGCAAGCGGTGAGCTGTCAAAAAAAAGAAAAATTAACCGCCGCCAAATGGCGAAATCAGTCCGCCAAACAATACACACCCATAAGCGCCTGA